The DNA sequence CTGGCGACGGCCCACGCCCGGGACCGGAGCCCGGCCGCCGCGGCGCGGGAGCTGCTCGACGCCGCACGCGACCGGCGAGCGGGAGCCGCCGGATGAAGTTCGTGTCCGATCACGAGCAGCGGCGGCTGGCCGGCGCGTGCTTCGCCCGATCAGGCCTGACCCTGGAACAGCTGTGGCTGCGCTACTTCGCCCTGGGCGGCCTCGCCAGCGCGCTCGACCTGGACGCCTACCTCCACGAGCTGCTCCAGCTCGCGCCGACGCAGCGGGACATGGTGGCGCACGCGGTCAACGAGCGCCTCGACGAGCTGACCGACCCGCCCCGCGCGCCCTACAGCCGGATCGAACGGCGGGCGACCCCGCGCCACGGCCCGCTTTCGGCCCTGGTGCGGCTGCTCGACGGGGCGCACCGCGCTCCCCCGGAACGGCTGCCCGCGCTCGTCGCCGACGCCGGCCGGGCGCTCGACGTCGAAATCGCCGTCTACCTCGCCGACTACGGCCAGCGGCTGCTCGTCCCGGCCACGGGCGGCGGCGCCCCGGCCCTCGACATCGAGACCACCACCGCGGGCGAGGCCTTCCGCCGCGCAGGCAGCCTCGTCACGCGCGAGGGCGGCCGGCCGAAGCTGTGGACCATCCTGCTCGACGGCGTCGAACGGCTCGGGGTGCTGGAAGTCGTCCCGACCGATGGCACCGATCCCGACGATCCGCTGCTGCGCGAGCAGTGCCGATGGCTGGCCGGGCTGCTCGGGCACCTGGTGACCGCGACGACCCAGTACGGCGACGGCCTCGACGTCCGGCGTCGGCGGCGGAACCGGGCCGTGCCCGCCGAGCTGCTGTGGCACAGCCTGCCGCCGCTCACCGGGGCCACGGAGGCCGTGACCGTGGGGGCGAGCGTGACCCCCGCCTACGACCTGCGGAGCGTCGGGTTCGACTACGCCTTGTCCGAGCGCACCGCCCAGCTGGCCCTGTTCGAGGCGCGCGCAGGCGAAGCGGGCAGCAGCGTGGCCGTGGTGGAAGCCCTGGCCGCCTACCGCGCGGCCCGGCTCGACGGCGCCGATCTGCCCGCGCAGCACCGGGCCCTGGACGACGTCGCCCCGGCGGACGGCTGCCTGACGGGCGTCCTGGCCGAAGTGGACCTGCGCAGCGGACGCCTGTCGTGGCTCGCCGCCGGCCACCCACCGCCCCTGATCGCCGGCGACGGCCGGGTCACCGAAGCCGCCGGCCCGGCCGGCCCCGCGTTCGGCACCGGCCCGGCGCCGGCGGTCGCGCACCACACCCTGGCACCGGACGACCTGGTCGTCCTCGTCTCCGAAGCCGCCCACCGCACCGTCACCGATCTGCTGCCCCGCAACACCGCGAGGCTTCCCCCGGAAACGGCGCGGGTGCTCACGCAAGCCCTCGGCGAAGGGCGCGAGGCGGGTGTGCTGCTCGCCCGGTGGACGCCGCCCCGGTGACGAAGCGGGGCCGCACCGGCACCGGCGCGCGGTGACCCTGGACGCGGCCCGACCAGGCGGGCACGCCGTCCTCGAGCACTCCGGAGTGGATGCCCACGACGCCGCGGTTCGTCGCGACGCCGGCCCGGTGATCGCGCGCAGCCGGCGCCGGGTCCGGCAGCTCCTCCGCCGGGTGAGCCGGGGCGTGCGCGGCTGCCTCGTGAGTACGCCGTGGCCGAACTCGGCGACGGGAGGACCGTGCGCTGCGGCACGACTTCCCGGACCTGCCCCGCCTCCGGTCCGAGCGGCCGGCTTTCGAGCTGCACCACCCGCACCTGCGGGAGCGGCTGCGGGCGGAGTGGCACCGCCGGCGCCACCACCGCGCCGGTCAGCCGGTTTGGCGCCGGTGTCCGGGGGTAAGCCCGCAGCGACGACCGAGAGGGGAACCCGCCCGTGAGCACGACGACCGCACAGCAGTCCCTGTGGCTGCACACCGTCCCGGACGCACCCGCGCACCCGCCGCTGTCCGGCCGCCACGAGGCCGAAGTCGCCGTCGTCGGGGGCGGTCTGGCCGGGCTCACCACCGCCCTGCTGCTCGCCCGCCGCGGCGCCGACGTCGTCGTGCTCGAAGCCGGCCGCGTCGGCGCGGGGGCGAGCGGCAACAACACCGCGAAGGTCACCGCCCTGCAGGCGACCCGCTACACCACCCTCGAACGGGAGCACAGCTCCGGCGTCGCCGCCGGCTACGCGGCCGCCGCCGCGGCGGGCGTGGAACTGGTGGCCGCGCTGGCCGAGGGGATCGACTGCGACCTGCACCGCGCGCCCGCCGCCACGTTCGCCCACACCGCCGGGGAAACCGCCGCCGTGCGCGCCGAAGCCGAGGCGGCCGAGCGCGCCGGGCTCCCCGTGGAGTGGACCGAACAGCTCGACGTGCCGTTCCCGACGTTCGGCGCGGTCCGCCTGGCCGGCCAGATCGTGCTGCACCCGGCGAAGTACGTCCGCGGCCTCGCCGACGCCTTCGTCGCCGCGGGCGGCCGGATCTTCGAGCACAGCCGGGTGCGGGACGTGTCCGTCACCGCCCCCTACCGGGCGCACACCGCGGACGGGACGCT is a window from the Amycolatopsis sp. cg9 genome containing:
- a CDS encoding SpoIIE family protein phosphatase, whose protein sequence is MKFVSDHEQRRLAGACFARSGLTLEQLWLRYFALGGLASALDLDAYLHELLQLAPTQRDMVAHAVNERLDELTDPPRAPYSRIERRATPRHGPLSALVRLLDGAHRAPPERLPALVADAGRALDVEIAVYLADYGQRLLVPATGGGAPALDIETTTAGEAFRRAGSLVTREGGRPKLWTILLDGVERLGVLEVVPTDGTDPDDPLLREQCRWLAGLLGHLVTATTQYGDGLDVRRRRRNRAVPAELLWHSLPPLTGATEAVTVGASVTPAYDLRSVGFDYALSERTAQLALFEARAGEAGSSVAVVEALAAYRAARLDGADLPAQHRALDDVAPADGCLTGVLAEVDLRSGRLSWLAAGHPPPLIAGDGRVTEAAGPAGPAFGTGPAPAVAHHTLAPDDLVVLVSEAAHRTVTDLLPRNTARLPPETARVLTQALGEGREAGVLLARWTPPR